A genomic stretch from Sulfurihydrogenibium azorense Az-Fu1 includes:
- a CDS encoding putative bifunctional diguanylate cyclase/phosphodiesterase: MIKQLFKEIKKNVVSIWITVISLLVLFSLYLYLPKYEKNIQNVIIEKDLGKEVDVAENVIRKIKEKSQNSLISKIHDSDFVKNSNELLEVLNTPNTEYLYIIFKSGEQFFIALDVSKKDRMEPFEYIQLLPSELPIVNQAIKDMEYKYLIHTNTPTLGLTLYIPFKDKNNINYILIKDYTIKEVQEIKSLVDSIRKAILIVIVFIVLLANVAIVGVIKTLYYKKRSLIDSLTGLYNRNYLEEIENKNLKDFVVIVADVDFFKKINDTYGHLVGDNVLKTVAETIKKNVRENNIVIRYGGEEFLIILNKERSVDNLNYINVAERIRKAVENLKIKINENDYLKTTLSVGIFLDTDKIKTLQEAIKKADVALYKAKTKGRNRIEIYDEENQSSEKALKVSQIKEAIEDKRLFCLYQPIVSLKDGTVSHYEALVRIKDKEGNTIPPYQFLNVIENTFLYTKLTKEVIEYNLKILKDYPDIKVSINLKPSDILNRSTIDILLDIAKDKDVVKRLMLEIVETEDALAYEEIVKIISSLKKAGYIICLDDFGSGYSNFVYLLRLNIDYLKIDANLIKNITTDQVSFEVVKMITGFCKKMKIKTIAEYVENEDILNIIKQIGIDYGQGYYFSKPKQIEELIKSSK; encoded by the coding sequence ATGATAAAGCAACTTTTTAAAGAGATAAAAAAGAATGTAGTAAGCATATGGATCACTGTTATATCTTTACTTGTTTTATTCTCTTTATATTTATACCTACCAAAATATGAAAAAAATATTCAAAATGTTATCATTGAAAAAGACTTAGGAAAAGAAGTAGATGTAGCTGAAAATGTCATAAGAAAGATTAAAGAAAAATCTCAAAATTCATTGATATCAAAAATACACGATAGTGACTTTGTTAAAAATTCAAATGAACTCTTAGAAGTTCTAAATACACCTAACACAGAATATTTATACATTATCTTTAAATCGGGAGAACAGTTTTTTATAGCTCTTGATGTATCTAAAAAAGATAGAATGGAACCATTTGAGTATATTCAACTCCTTCCATCAGAGCTGCCAATTGTAAACCAAGCAATAAAGGACATGGAATATAAATATTTAATACATACAAACACACCAACTTTAGGATTGACTTTATACATCCCATTTAAAGATAAAAATAATATAAACTACATACTTATAAAAGATTACACCATAAAAGAAGTACAAGAGATTAAAAGTTTAGTAGACTCAATACGTAAAGCTATACTTATAGTTATAGTGTTTATAGTATTACTTGCAAATGTTGCTATTGTAGGAGTTATAAAAACTTTATACTACAAAAAAAGAAGTCTCATTGACAGCCTTACAGGACTATACAACAGAAACTATTTAGAAGAGATAGAAAATAAAAACTTAAAAGACTTTGTTGTGATAGTTGCAGACGTAGATTTCTTTAAAAAGATTAACGATACTTATGGTCATTTAGTAGGAGACAACGTTTTAAAGACAGTAGCAGAAACGATTAAAAAGAATGTTAGAGAAAATAACATAGTTATAAGATACGGAGGAGAGGAATTTTTAATAATTTTAAACAAAGAAAGATCTGTAGATAATCTCAACTACATTAATGTTGCAGAAAGAATAAGGAAAGCAGTAGAAAACTTAAAGATAAAGATAAACGAAAATGACTACCTCAAAACAACCTTATCAGTAGGTATATTTTTAGATACGGATAAAATCAAAACTTTACAAGAAGCTATAAAAAAGGCTGACGTTGCTCTATATAAAGCTAAAACAAAAGGAAGAAACAGAATAGAGATTTACGACGAAGAGAACCAGTCCTCAGAAAAAGCTCTAAAAGTTTCCCAGATAAAAGAAGCAATTGAAGATAAAAGACTTTTCTGCCTTTACCAACCTATAGTATCTTTAAAAGATGGAACTGTCTCCCACTATGAAGCTCTCGTCCGAATTAAAGACAAAGAAGGTAATACAATCCCACCTTATCAATTTTTAAACGTTATAGAAAACACTTTCCTATACACTAAACTTACAAAAGAAGTCATAGAGTACAACCTAAAAATACTAAAAGATTACCCTGATATAAAAGTAAGTATAAACCTAAAGCCATCAGATATACTAAACAGGTCAACAATAGACATACTTTTAGATATAGCAAAAGATAAAGATGTTGTAAAAAGACTTATGCTTGAGATAGTAGAGACAGAAGATGCCCTTGCATACGAAGAGATAGTAAAAATAATAAGCAGTCTAAAAAAAGCTGGATACATTATCTGTTTAGACGATTTTGGTAGTGGATACTCAAACTTTGTTTACCTTTTAAGGTTAAACATTGATTATCTAAAAATAGATGCAAACCTTATAAAGAATATTACAACAGATCAAGTTTCTTTTGAAGTTGTTAAGATGATAACAGGTTTTTGCAAAAAGATGAAAATAAAAACAATTGCAGAATATGTAGAAAATGAAGATATACTAAACATAATAAAACAAATAGGTATCGATTACGGACAAGGGTACTACTTCTCAAAACCAAAACAAATAGAAGAGCTTATTAAATCAAGCAAATAA
- the gltB gene encoding glutamate synthase large subunit has translation MSEILEKDACGVGFLANIKGIKSHKILHDALESLANLDHRGAVSADGKTGDGAGILTQIPYKFFEKQLKKLGIKIPSIEDFAVGVFFLPKGKEESLKKEIEDIINQKFKFLGWREVPINQDEVGEIAKRTQPTILQGFISKEGIKTENFEKDLFILRKKLEKLTLNQDYKDFYIPSLSSRTIVYKGLITAPKLRDFYLDLQDEDYETAFAIFHQRYSTNTFPNWKLAHPFRMLAHNGEINTISANRNWLKAKEQDIREVWGDLADIILPITNDTDSDSASLDNAVEFLVHSGKDILTAINVLVPRAWENDDRLTPEERAFYEYFACIFESWDGPAAIAFTDGKIIGGKLDRNGLRPARYIITNDVLLMASEVGVIEFPEEEVILKGRLGPGDKIALNLETGKIYFSEEIIDLLVKDKNYKEWVESNIVPFIPAKETPEIDYKDVLKELITFGYDKDEINMVVKEMALKGVEPTYSMGNDTPISVLSRRPKMLASYFKQRFAQVTNPPIDPIREKKVMSLKTYVGKKENFLLETPKHANQIVFESPIIFDNEMEELIKTYPDKVQIIPTIFPPYETALEPTLDEICQRVEEAVDNGKEIIILSDRDVSIEGAPIPMGLAVGAVNTYMAKKGKRSKFSIIADSGEVRDTHSVAFLIGYGATLVNPYMAVQVIRNLIEDDKKFEITFEEAVKNYRKALNEGLLKIMSKMGIATIKSYRGSGLFEALGISQEVIDRCFPGTVSKLDGIGFIEIAREVLARFNPAFSGEMKDLPVGGEYRHRREGGEFHSWNPKALTSLHRAVRQIKLEEYKAFTELAYAEKPVELRDLLEISSDRPPIPIEEVEPIESIMKRFVGAGMSVGALSREAHETIAEALNTIGGKSNSGEGGEDPARYGTIKNSKIKQVASGRFGVTPEYLNSAEEIEIKIAQGAKPGEGGQLPGKKVDVYIAFLRHAKPGITLISPPPHHDIYSIEDLAQLIYDLKMINPKAKVIVKLVSESGIGVVASGVAKAFADIIHISGHDGGTGASPLSSIKNAGTIWELGLPEVQKALIDNDLRSRVKLRVDGGIKTGRDIIIGALLGAEEFGFGTALMIAEGCVMARQCHLNTCPVGITTQDKRLREKFPGKPEHIINYLKFVAQEVRQYLANMGYRSLDEIIGRTDLLRPIIPHDHYKAKKIKFDHVLIPYDPTKPSKSTQDSNPIPDSKKPFDLEILPEILPAIEKDQNFSGFYVLRNTYRSFGTRIAHEIVKRYGDKGLRNGKIELNLRGTAGQSFGAFCVHGMILSLTGQANDYVGKGMAGGMIIIKPPKEFKGESHKNVIAGNTILYGATGGQVFISGKVGERFAVRNSGAVAVVEGVGDHGCEYMTDGIVMVLGDIGVNFGAGMTGGVAYIYDPNGEVSKKINKSYVEVMPLEEEDIDQIEKLLTKHKAYTDSKIAEKILYNFKQEIDNFVKVVPIEVKKPSDETDEVEVKK, from the coding sequence TTGTCTGAAATTTTAGAAAAAGATGCCTGCGGGGTAGGATTTTTAGCCAATATAAAAGGAATAAAATCCCATAAAATTCTTCACGATGCCCTTGAGTCCCTTGCGAACTTAGACCACAGGGGAGCTGTAAGTGCGGACGGTAAAACAGGAGACGGTGCAGGAATACTTACCCAGATACCCTACAAATTTTTTGAAAAACAGTTAAAAAAATTAGGCATAAAAATCCCTTCTATAGAAGATTTTGCAGTAGGAGTTTTCTTCCTACCAAAGGGTAAAGAAGAAAGTTTAAAAAAAGAGATTGAAGATATAATAAATCAAAAGTTTAAATTTTTAGGTTGGAGAGAAGTCCCAATAAATCAAGATGAAGTAGGAGAGATAGCAAAAAGAACTCAGCCAACTATACTACAAGGTTTTATATCAAAAGAAGGCATCAAAACAGAAAACTTTGAAAAAGATTTATTTATTTTAAGGAAAAAGTTAGAAAAACTTACTTTAAACCAAGATTACAAAGATTTTTACATACCTTCACTTTCCTCAAGAACTATAGTTTACAAAGGACTCATCACAGCTCCAAAATTAAGAGACTTTTACCTTGATTTACAAGATGAAGATTACGAGACAGCTTTTGCAATATTCCACCAAAGATACTCAACAAACACATTTCCAAACTGGAAACTTGCCCACCCGTTTAGAATGCTTGCCCACAACGGTGAGATAAACACAATATCTGCAAACAGAAACTGGCTCAAAGCGAAAGAACAAGATATAAGAGAAGTATGGGGAGACTTAGCAGATATAATACTACCTATCACAAACGACACAGACAGTGATTCTGCTTCACTGGATAACGCTGTAGAGTTTTTAGTCCATTCTGGAAAGGATATTCTTACAGCTATCAATGTACTTGTTCCAAGAGCTTGGGAAAATGACGATAGACTAACACCAGAAGAAAGAGCATTTTACGAGTACTTTGCATGTATATTTGAAAGCTGGGACGGACCTGCTGCGATAGCATTTACAGACGGTAAAATCATAGGTGGAAAGTTAGATAGAAACGGACTTAGACCTGCAAGGTACATAATAACAAACGATGTTTTACTTATGGCTTCTGAAGTTGGTGTTATAGAGTTTCCTGAGGAAGAGGTAATCTTAAAAGGAAGATTAGGTCCGGGAGACAAGATTGCTTTAAATTTAGAAACAGGTAAAATCTACTTCTCTGAAGAGATAATAGACCTTCTTGTAAAAGATAAAAATTACAAAGAATGGGTTGAGTCAAACATAGTTCCGTTTATCCCTGCAAAAGAGACTCCAGAAATTGATTATAAAGACGTTCTAAAGGAGCTCATTACCTTTGGTTACGATAAAGACGAAATTAATATGGTTGTAAAAGAGATGGCTCTAAAAGGAGTAGAGCCTACCTACTCAATGGGTAATGATACACCTATATCCGTTCTATCAAGAAGACCTAAAATGCTTGCATCTTACTTTAAACAAAGATTTGCTCAAGTTACAAACCCACCTATTGACCCTATAAGAGAAAAGAAAGTAATGTCTTTAAAAACTTACGTAGGTAAAAAAGAAAACTTTTTACTTGAAACTCCAAAACACGCTAACCAAATTGTGTTTGAAAGTCCAATAATATTTGACAACGAAATGGAAGAACTTATAAAAACATATCCAGACAAAGTCCAGATAATACCAACAATATTCCCACCTTACGAAACAGCTTTAGAACCTACTTTGGACGAGATATGCCAAAGAGTAGAAGAAGCCGTAGACAATGGAAAAGAGATAATAATACTCTCAGATAGAGATGTATCAATAGAAGGAGCTCCTATACCTATGGGACTTGCTGTTGGAGCTGTAAACACGTACATGGCAAAGAAAGGAAAAAGAAGTAAGTTTAGTATAATAGCCGACAGTGGAGAAGTAAGGGACACTCACTCTGTAGCATTCCTTATAGGATACGGTGCAACCTTAGTAAACCCTTACATGGCTGTTCAAGTAATAAGAAACCTTATAGAAGATGATAAAAAGTTTGAGATAACATTTGAAGAAGCTGTTAAAAACTACAGAAAAGCTCTAAATGAAGGCTTACTTAAGATAATGTCGAAAATGGGTATAGCCACAATAAAAAGTTATAGAGGTTCAGGACTTTTTGAAGCTCTGGGTATATCTCAAGAAGTAATAGATAGATGTTTCCCTGGAACTGTCTCTAAACTTGACGGTATAGGCTTTATAGAGATAGCAAGAGAAGTGTTAGCAAGATTTAATCCTGCTTTCTCTGGAGAGATGAAAGACCTTCCTGTAGGAGGAGAATACAGACACAGAAGAGAAGGAGGAGAGTTCCATTCATGGAACCCAAAAGCGTTAACATCTTTACATAGAGCAGTAAGACAGATAAAGTTAGAAGAGTATAAAGCATTTACAGAACTTGCTTACGCAGAAAAACCTGTAGAGTTAAGAGATTTACTTGAGATATCATCAGACAGACCACCTATTCCTATAGAAGAGGTAGAACCTATTGAGTCAATAATGAAAAGGTTTGTTGGAGCTGGAATGTCTGTAGGAGCTCTCAGTAGAGAGGCACACGAGACTATAGCAGAAGCTCTAAACACCATAGGCGGAAAGTCTAACTCTGGAGAAGGTGGGGAAGACCCTGCAAGATATGGAACAATAAAAAACAGTAAAATAAAACAGGTAGCATCTGGAAGATTTGGAGTAACTCCAGAATACTTAAACTCAGCTGAAGAGATTGAGATAAAGATTGCCCAAGGAGCAAAACCGGGAGAAGGTGGACAGCTTCCCGGTAAAAAAGTAGATGTTTATATTGCATTTTTAAGACATGCAAAACCTGGAATAACCCTTATATCTCCACCACCTCACCACGATATCTACTCAATAGAAGACCTCGCACAGTTAATATACGACCTAAAGATGATAAACCCAAAAGCAAAAGTTATAGTAAAACTCGTATCTGAAAGTGGTATAGGTGTTGTAGCATCTGGGGTAGCAAAGGCATTTGCAGACATCATTCACATATCAGGACACGATGGAGGTACAGGAGCTTCTCCTTTATCATCAATAAAAAATGCAGGAACAATATGGGAACTTGGATTACCTGAAGTCCAAAAAGCGTTGATAGATAACGATTTACGGTCAAGAGTTAAACTTAGAGTTGACGGTGGTATAAAAACAGGAAGAGACATAATCATAGGAGCTTTACTAGGTGCAGAAGAGTTTGGATTTGGAACGGCCCTTATGATAGCAGAAGGTTGTGTAATGGCAAGACAGTGCCACCTTAACACCTGCCCAGTAGGTATAACAACCCAAGATAAAAGATTAAGAGAAAAGTTTCCAGGAAAACCAGAACATATAATAAACTACCTTAAGTTTGTAGCCCAAGAAGTAAGACAGTACCTTGCAAATATGGGATACAGAAGCTTAGATGAAATCATTGGAAGAACAGATTTATTAAGGCCTATAATTCCCCATGACCACTACAAAGCCAAAAAGATTAAATTTGACCATGTTTTAATACCTTACGACCCTACAAAACCATCTAAATCAACTCAAGACTCAAATCCTATACCAGATTCTAAAAAACCTTTTGACCTTGAGATTCTCCCAGAGATATTACCTGCCATCGAAAAAGACCAGAACTTCTCAGGATTTTATGTCTTAAGAAATACGTACAGGTCTTTTGGAACAAGGATAGCCCATGAGATTGTAAAAAGATACGGAGACAAAGGATTAAGAAACGGTAAGATAGAATTAAACTTAAGAGGAACAGCTGGCCAAAGTTTTGGAGCTTTCTGTGTACATGGAATGATTTTATCCCTAACAGGTCAGGCAAACGACTACGTAGGAAAAGGTATGGCAGGTGGAATGATTATTATAAAACCACCGAAAGAGTTTAAAGGAGAAAGCCATAAAAACGTTATAGCAGGAAATACAATACTCTACGGTGCAACTGGTGGACAAGTATTTATAAGCGGAAAGGTAGGAGAAAGATTTGCAGTAAGAAACAGCGGAGCTGTAGCAGTAGTTGAAGGTGTAGGAGACCACGGCTGTGAGTATATGACAGACGGTATAGTCATGGTTCTTGGAGATATAGGTGTTAACTTTGGAGCTGGAATGACAGGAGGAGTAGCCTACATCTATGACCCAAACGGAGAAGTCAGTAAAAAGATTAATAAATCTTATGTTGAAGTAATGCCTCTTGAAGAAGAAGACATAGACCAGATAGAGAAACTTTTAACAAAACACAAAGCTTACACAGACAGTAAAATTGCAGAGAAAATACTTTACAACTTCAAACAAGAGATAGATAACTTTGTAAAAGTTGTTCCAATTGAAGTTAAAAAACCTTCTGACGAAACAGACGAAGTAGAGGTTAAAAAATGA
- the lepB gene encoding signal peptidase I, translating to MEGVDNKKKTNIKHIVETIVVIFVVVSLVRVFLVQAFNIPSGSMKPTLLVGDFILVNKLVYGNWDIGIPFTSITFYHHNNRLAKIDRGDVIVFKYPEDPSIDFIKRVIALPGDIVEVKNDIVYINGKPLKREEDGYYEDTNEKVKKYKETTVRSDGKEYSYTVMEIEDGIGPDFGPVKVPPNSYFVMGDNRDNSKDSRFWGFVPDDYVIGQAFVIYFSIDLRKPSIRIDRLGKVIY from the coding sequence ATGGAAGGAGTAGATAACAAAAAGAAGACCAACATAAAACATATAGTAGAAACTATAGTAGTTATATTTGTAGTTGTATCTTTAGTAAGAGTGTTTTTAGTACAAGCTTTTAACATACCATCAGGTTCTATGAAGCCTACCTTACTGGTAGGTGATTTTATTTTAGTAAACAAACTTGTATACGGAAACTGGGATATTGGAATACCATTTACAAGCATTACTTTTTACCATCACAACAATAGACTTGCAAAGATAGACAGGGGAGATGTAATAGTATTTAAATATCCAGAAGACCCTTCCATTGATTTTATAAAAAGAGTAATCGCACTCCCAGGAGATATAGTAGAAGTAAAAAATGATATAGTGTATATAAACGGTAAACCATTAAAAAGGGAAGAAGACGGATATTACGAAGACACAAATGAAAAAGTAAAAAAGTATAAAGAAACAACTGTAAGGTCTGATGGAAAAGAGTACTCTTACACTGTAATGGAGATAGAAGATGGTATAGGTCCAGACTTTGGACCTGTGAAAGTTCCACCAAATAGCTACTTTGTAATGGGAGATAACAGAGACAACTCAAAAGACAGTAGATTCTGGGGATTTGTTCCAGATGACTACGTTATAGGACAAGCCTTTGTAATATACTTCTCTATAGATTTAAGAAAACCATCAATAAGGATTGATAGACTTGGTAAGGTTATATACTGA
- a CDS encoding Rpn family recombination-promoting nuclease/putative transposase: MDESIKSLIRRLRQNPHDTYAKELLKDEEVAQVLLDAHLPQEINSIIKKETLEIINTENLDYKEKSKYFADIIYSLKTIYGEDLKIYVLIEHKSYDDKHLPLQLIKNMTAVWSKEILEGKITPIYPIVIYASKEKLSLESKFSNYYKISDNMKKFFLDFYVSTLNLNELDEKTIKEKYKNIYTLIMTLRIIQEPTPENILNLIKSIETLYNYKPKAVYVIALSYIFTIAKKDKNTYIKVKKQLEGGNMGSLLDMFIEEGLEKGLQQGLQQGLQQGLQQGLQQGLQQGLQQGLQQGAVKAAKELLLDAIEIKFGYVPQEILKLIEKIQDVNILKNLHKKTIIATSIEDLEKTIKEMVG; this comes from the coding sequence ATGGATGAGAGTATAAAATCTTTAATTAGACGCTTAAGGCAAAATCCCCACGATACCTACGCAAAAGAGTTGTTAAAAGATGAAGAAGTAGCACAAGTTTTATTAGATGCTCATTTGCCTCAAGAGATAAATTCTATTATAAAAAAAGAAACTTTAGAAATCATAAACACAGAAAATCTAGATTACAAAGAAAAATCCAAGTACTTTGCAGATATTATCTATTCCTTAAAAACAATTTACGGGGAAGATTTAAAAATTTACGTACTTATTGAACACAAATCCTACGACGATAAACACTTACCACTCCAGTTAATAAAAAATATGACTGCTGTATGGTCAAAAGAGATTTTAGAAGGAAAAATAACACCTATCTATCCAATAGTAATTTACGCATCAAAAGAGAAACTGAGTTTAGAAAGTAAATTTTCAAACTATTACAAAATTTCTGATAATATGAAAAAATTTTTCTTAGATTTTTACGTGTCAACCTTGAATTTAAATGAACTTGATGAAAAAACGATTAAAGAAAAGTATAAAAACATATATACACTTATAATGACTTTAAGAATTATTCAAGAACCAACACCAGAAAACATTTTAAATTTGATAAAATCAATAGAAACTTTGTATAACTACAAACCAAAGGCAGTTTACGTAATAGCCTTAAGCTATATTTTCACTATTGCTAAAAAAGATAAAAACACGTATATTAAAGTTAAAAAGCAACTTGAAGGAGGCAACATGGGTAGCTTATTAGATATGTTTATAGAAGAAGGCTTAGAAAAAGGGCTACAGCAAGGACTACAGCAAGGACTACAACAAGGATTACAACAAGGATTACAACAAGGACTACAACAAGGGCTACAGCAAGGATTACAACAAGGAGCTGTGAAGGCAGCTAAAGAACTTCTTTTAGATGCTATTGAAATAAAATTTGGTTATGTTCCACAGGAGATTTTAAAACTTATAGAAAAAATACAAGATGTTAACATCTTAAAAAATTTGCATAAGAAGACAATAATTGCAACGTCCATTGAAGATTTAGAAAAAACTATAAAGGAAATGGTAGGATGA
- a CDS encoding dihydroorotase, whose amino-acid sequence MILVKNGYVIDPENNLEGKYDILIEKGVITKIEPNIQPFAGCEVIDATEKIVCPSFVDLHVHFRDPGQTYKEDIESGSKAAVAGGYTTVVCMPNTQPALDDVPLIRYVIERGEEVGLCRVLPAGAITKGRKGRELTEMALLKDAGAVYFTDDGAPVMDSFIMRKAMEYAGSIGSFVADHCEDLNLSQNGVAHEGEIAAALGLPPLPPEAEDTMVARDCVLSIQTGMPVHICHISSRLAVEIVAWAKAMGAKVTAEVTPHHLYLTDEEFLDFSCVAKVSPPLRTHEDIEATRWALASGIIDFVATDHAPHAHHEKMQDLQVCPPGMLGLQFALPIVLELVKKDYMDLTRLVEVMSTNPAKKIGLRPPQIKVGETAEFTIFDPFETWEVNEDTILSKSKNTPLLGRKLTGKVKYTFYNGKIVYKD is encoded by the coding sequence ATGATACTGGTAAAAAATGGTTATGTTATAGACCCGGAAAACAACTTAGAAGGTAAATACGATATTTTGATAGAAAAAGGAGTTATAACAAAAATTGAGCCAAATATTCAACCTTTTGCTGGTTGTGAGGTTATAGATGCAACGGAAAAGATAGTATGCCCCTCCTTCGTAGACCTACATGTTCACTTTAGAGACCCTGGACAGACTTACAAAGAAGATATAGAATCTGGAAGTAAAGCAGCTGTAGCGGGAGGATACACAACCGTCGTATGTATGCCAAACACTCAACCAGCCTTAGATGACGTTCCTTTAATAAGATACGTAATAGAAAGAGGAGAAGAAGTAGGATTATGTAGAGTACTACCTGCTGGAGCAATTACAAAAGGCAGAAAAGGTAGAGAGCTAACAGAGATGGCATTACTTAAAGATGCAGGAGCTGTTTACTTTACAGATGACGGAGCTCCCGTTATGGACTCTTTTATAATGCGTAAAGCAATGGAGTATGCCGGCTCTATAGGTTCTTTTGTTGCAGACCACTGTGAAGATTTAAACCTTTCTCAAAACGGTGTAGCCCATGAAGGAGAAATAGCAGCTGCTTTAGGTCTTCCTCCACTTCCACCAGAAGCAGAAGACACTATGGTAGCAAGAGATTGTGTACTATCTATCCAAACTGGAATGCCTGTTCATATATGTCATATATCTTCAAGGTTAGCTGTAGAGATAGTAGCTTGGGCAAAGGCTATGGGTGCAAAGGTGACCGCAGAAGTTACTCCTCATCACCTTTATCTAACAGACGAAGAGTTTTTAGATTTTTCTTGTGTAGCCAAAGTATCACCTCCTTTAAGAACACACGAAGACATAGAAGCAACAAGATGGGCTTTAGCAAGTGGGATAATAGATTTTGTAGCAACAGACCATGCACCTCACGCCCATCATGAAAAGATGCAAGATTTACAAGTGTGCCCTCCCGGAATGTTAGGATTACAGTTTGCTCTACCAATAGTCCTTGAGCTTGTAAAAAAAGATTACATGGATTTAACAAGGCTTGTAGAAGTAATGTCTACTAATCCAGCTAAAAAGATAGGGTTAAGACCTCCTCAAATAAAAGTAGGAGAAACAGCAGAATTTACAATATTTGACCCTTTTGAGACCTGGGAAGTAAACGAAGATACAATACTATCAAAAAGTAAAAACACACCACTTTTGGGAAGAAAACTAACAGGAAAAGTTAAGTATACCTTTTATAATGGTAAAATAGTTTACAAGGATTAA
- a CDS encoding thermonuclease family protein, which produces MRKFKLIPLLIVLFITVACHKESKKEVKSDLPQATVVRVIDGDTIVVNLNGMEEKVRLIGVDTPESRVNKRAEIQEKEGLGTVEEVVQLGKKAKEFTSSLVKPGDTVYLEFDVQQRDKYGRLLAYVYLKDGRMLNKEIICNGYAMPLTVPPNVKYEEEFRKCYKEARENKRGLWKE; this is translated from the coding sequence ATGAGAAAATTTAAACTAATTCCACTTTTAATTGTTTTATTTATAACTGTAGCTTGCCACAAAGAGAGTAAAAAGGAAGTTAAGTCAGACCTTCCACAGGCAACAGTAGTCAGGGTTATAGACGGAGATACTATAGTAGTTAACCTAAATGGTATGGAAGAAAAAGTTAGATTAATAGGAGTAGATACTCCAGAAAGTAGGGTAAATAAGAGAGCTGAGATTCAAGAGAAAGAAGGGCTTGGAACTGTTGAAGAAGTAGTTCAACTTGGAAAAAAAGCAAAAGAGTTTACAAGTTCTTTAGTAAAACCCGGTGATACGGTTTACTTAGAGTTTGACGTTCAACAGAGAGATAAATACGGTAGATTACTTGCTTATGTTTACTTAAAAGATGGTAGGATGTTAAACAAAGAGATTATATGCAATGGCTATGCAATGCCTTTAACAGTTCCACCAAATGTTAAGTACGAAGAAGAGTTTAGAAAATGTTATAAAGAAGCAAGGGAGAATAAAAGAGGATTATGGAAGGAGTAG